One stretch of Tachysurus fulvidraco isolate hzauxx_2018 chromosome 12, HZAU_PFXX_2.0, whole genome shotgun sequence DNA includes these proteins:
- the slc18b1 gene encoding MFS-type transporter SLC18B1 isoform X1, whose protein sequence is MSLSKMSRQQLFTLIAMASINFSSMICYSILGPFFPPEAERKGVSQAIIGLIFGCYAFFTLVGSLILGKYIVQIGAKCMIIAGLLISGLTTIVFGFLDRAPDGTIFIVLCFVIRSVNAVGFAGAVTSSFAVSAKVFPDNIATILGFIEIFTGMGLILGPPLGGWIYHAFGYEIPFIALGSVLFLTVPLIMWILPNFDAVASHGSFFKLCSRVKMMLICFVVFTLSSGIGFLDATLSIFAMEAFGLSAESVGLLMVGVSLPYGAASPILGIMSDKYPFIRRWMMAIGGIATAVGFCFLGPIPVFHIENDLWLTVVMLVVIGFSLCMTCIPTFTEMLICAHENGFEDSLSTLGLVSGLFSAVWSAGMFFGPTIGGFMTQKLNFEWGAGFQGGITFIAAFLLLLFLIKEEMCKSRFWKISMAECIFYSGEKSPLLCSSSETSV, encoded by the exons ATGTCTCTCTCGAAGATGAGTCGACAACAGCTATTTACTTTAATTGCAATGGCATCCATAAACTTCAGCTCAATGATATGCTATTCAATATTAGGACCATTTTTCCCACCTGAA GCAGAGAGAAAAGGAGTAAGCCAAGCAATAATTGGGTTAATATTTGGATGCTATGCCTTCTTCACTTTGGTTGGATCACTGATTTTGGGGAAATAT ATTGTGCAAATTGGGGCTAAATGTATGATAATTGCAGGCCTGTTAATTTCAGGCTTAACTACTATAGTCTTTGG ATTTCTAGACCGAGCTCCTGATGGAACCATCTTCATAGTGCTCTGTTTTGTAATAAGGTCTGTTAATGCAGTGGGCTTCGCTGGTGCTGTAACATCCTCTTTTGCTGTATCGGCAAAAGTGTTTCCTGACAATATAGCAACAATACTG ggctTTATTGAGATTTTTACAGGAATGGGGCTCATACTGGGACCACCTTTGGGTGGATGGATATATCATGCATTTGGATATGAAATTCCATTCATTGCTTTGGGAAGTGTCCTGTTTTTGACTGTTCCCTTAATCATGTGGATTTTACCAAACTTTG ATGCGGTTGCCTCACATGGCTCCTTCTTCAAACTGTGCTCACGAGTGAAGATGATGCTCATTTGCTTTGTGGTGTTCACACTGAGCTCAGGAATCGGCTTTTTGGACGCAACACTGTCAATATTTGCCATGGAAGCG TTTGGTCTAAGTGCTGAATCTGTGGGGCTGCTCATGGTTGGTGTCTCGTTACCCTACGGTGCTGCATCCCCTATCCTTGGTATAATGAGTGATAAGTACCCA ttcatCAGAAGGTGGATGATGGCAATAGGAGGAATAGCAACAGCAGTTGGCTTTTGCTTTCTTGGTCCCATTCCTGTCTTTCACATTGAGAA tgatCTTTGGCTTACTGTTGTCATGCTGGTGGTCATCGGATTTTCTCTGTGTATGACCTGCATCCCTACCTTCACCGAGATGCTCATCTGTGCACA TGAAAACGGATTTGAAGATAGCTTAAGCACGCTGGGTTTAGTGTCAGGACTGTTTTCAGCTGTGTGGTCAGCAGG GATGTTCTTCGGCCCTACTATTGGTGGATTTATGACCCAGAAACTGAATTTTGAATGGGGTGCAGGTTTTCAAGGAGGAATCACCTTTATTGCT GCATTTTTACtactattatttttaatcaaagaAGAAATGTGCAAGTCAAG ATTTTGGAAAATCAGTATGGCTGAATGCATTTTCTACTCTGGAGAAAAATCCCCACTTCTCTGCTCGTCTTCAGAAACATCTGTTTGA
- the tulp4b gene encoding tubby-related protein 4, with amino-acid sequence MSRDYEEPGNSVGMLAAVEHGPVLCSDSNILCLSWKGRVPKSEKEKPVCRRRYYEEGWLATGNARGVVGVTFTSSHCRRDRSTPQRINFNLRGHNSEVVLVRWNEPFQKLATCDMEGGIFVWIQYEGRWSVELVNDRGAQVSDFTWSHDGTQALIAYRDGFVLVGSVSGQRHWSSEINLESQITCGIWTPDDQQVLFGTADGQVIVMDCHGRMLAHVLLHESDGIVGMSWNCPDFLVEDSSESDTDSDDNAPSQARNVKPLLTVSFISGDISLMNNYDDLSPNIIHSGLKDVEVQWCSQGDLLAVAGMERHGLPSDSACSSMMRNALVKFYNVQGEHIYTLETPAQRPITTICWGHRDSRLFLACGPALYVVRVEHRVASLQLLCQQGIASALREERDVSKLNMPSLLCSYVTSAFIPTIKPPIPDPNNIRDFVSYPTAGNERLHCTMKRAEENPEAGGPCYTLYLEHLGGLVPILKGRRISKLRPEFVIMDPKMDSKTDEVCVNGMLSYMTDSCNCSDSSDIELSDEWVERKSPKLSRGNRSPKLPRINMESRKSPKLAQTSQELSRSPRLPKKATIRSPSLTRREFPVDGISEHNYLAQVTSNIWGTKFKIVGLASFLPANLGAVIYKTSLLHLQPRQMTIYLPEVRKISLDFMSLPVFNPNVFSEDEDDLPVMGPSGVSGDNPPCTVNIPIAPIHSPAQAMSPTQSIGLVQSLLANQNIQLDVLTNPTATAAAAAAAAAKAAVPDHSADNVTAQYTVPARYSSPGQVIFSGLEMGNLGLNGTLPPPPHHLPPQPHQPQRQQQQQQEDHHQASKHQQQSQTQQQHLKLQQHQQTQQQHQQPMQHHQQHLQHQQQMQTQHHQQIQQHIQQQHQQQLQQHHQIQQQQLQQHHQQLQQQQLQQQQQHHQQLQQQQLQQQQLQQQQLQQQQLQQQQLQQQIHQQQVQHHHQQMQQQQHQMHIQHEQMQQQQQQIRQQIQEMRQQQQQLQQQHQQMQQQQQQMQRQHQQMQQQLKLQISLPPPPSGYATISMHQLQMMPAISHPDQPSERAEQTHTLKVPSRPQSFIENDNSLEIQMRKMNPPPPYPGTVVSAAVAGPPVQPGLIGNSENNNTLSADPCLSKDEFSLHPVSIQYPTPLGYERITTFDSSGNVEEVCRPRRRLIRNQNAYGLQGMGSSATLKITSSENKKVQLPYSSATLSRLSVPRYSIPSGDPPPYPDPANQINVNRSPTQRIDSSLIHATLRRDRRENSLKVPQMVDTSRTLPTKSKVNSALALSYQPRIPTALYTCTQCSSNSSSTSVSVSGGGSNSSGIAGGTVVRQDFPPGKGAQHSTIIVHSKSASTLASQSSYNLLSPVDNSRDRTVYINSAFTEDETLNQQCHLEKSMRHLALGDVGLTVKRPPPYQWESPPSDQIWMSQDQNMLTSPPGPHKPPHLLLSQAQHLDITRLPFVLSTKPPSSHNSMTLPSTYQLSLSPFPPGVGHSGPQFQSLQSTPQPCIPSDMVTSIPFSQQDPALVLPPGYANNMASLPCCPLPPMYPGASSCTNLQLHPMTLHPWSTYSACPPMQDHSATLPSKMHQSLEKPILSPPPPPPPPPPPPPPPPPLPPPPPPAELMAHQSTSEVLADSGDSFQEQSSLNESPVQQGSDRFSKKSRKRLDSRAEEAGMSTVSESKSKKEGRTLADFNSLIASPRLGGREKKKPKGQKEQLNKAKKLSRTTNEFQDSSESEPELFISGDELMNQSQSSKKGWKSKRSLRTANELEEIKCRKANEREDRSLGSQGFVYVMANKQPLWNEATQVYQLDFGGRVTQESAKNFQIELDGRQVMQFGRIDGNAYILDFQYPFSAVQAFAVALANVTQRLK; translated from the exons ATGTCCAGGGACTATGAAGAG CCTGGCAATTCAGTAGGGATGTTGGCAGCAGTGGAACATGGTCCTGTCCTCTGCAGTGACTCCAACATCCTCTGCCTCTCATGGAAAGGAAGGGTTCCCAAAAGTGAGAAGGAAAAGCCAGTGTGCAGGAGACGCTACTATGAGGAAGGTTGGCTGGCCACTGGAAATGCTAGGGGTGTTGTTGGAGTGACTTTCACTTCCAGTCACTGCAGGAGGGACAGGAGTACTCCGCAGAgaattaatttcaatttaagaGGCCACAACAGTGAG GTTGTCCTTGTCCGCTGGAATGAGCCATTTCAAAAGCTCGCTACGTGTGACATGGAAGGGGGGATATTTGTGTGGATACAGTATGAGGGACGATGGTCTGTGGAGCTGGTTAATGATCGGGGGGCTCAG GTAAGTGACTTTACCTGGTCCCATGATGGAACTCAGGCCCTGATTGCTTACAGAGATGGATTTGTCTTGGTGGGCTCAGTTAGTGGCCAGAGGCACTGGTCATCTGAGATCAACCTTGAGAGCCAAATCACCTGTGGAATATGGACCCCTGATGACCAACAG GTGTTGTTCGGAACAGCAGATGGGCAAGTAATTGTAATGGACTGTCATGGTCGGATGCTTGCTCATGTTCTATTACATGAGTCAGATGGCATTGTGGGCATGTCCTGGAACTGCCCTGATTTCTTGGTGGAGGACAGCAGTGAGAGTGATACAGATTCTGATGACAATGCCCCAAGTCAAG CACGTAATGTGAAGCCCCTTCTCACAGTAAGCTTCATATCTGGAGACATAAGTCTAATGAACAACTACGACGACCTTTCACCTAATATTATCCACTCAGGACTAAAAG ATGTGGAGGTGCAGTGGTGCTCTCAGGGAGACTTATTAGCTGTAGCTGGAATGGAGAGACATGGGCTGCCATCTGACTCAGCCTGTTCCTCCATGATGAGAAATGCTCTAGTCAAATTCTACAATGTCCAAGGAGAACATATATATACTTTGGAAACACCTGCACAG AGGCCCATCACAACTATATGCTGGGGCCACAGGGACTCACGGTTGTTTCTGGCTTGTGGGCCAGCACTGTATGTTGTAAGGGTTGAGCACAGAGTGGCTAGCCTCCAGCTGCTGTGCCAGCAGGGCATAGCCAGTGCCctaagagaggagagagatgtaAGCAAACTGAATATGCCATCTCTCCTCTGTTCCTACGTCACCAGTGCATTCATCCCAACCATCAAG CCTCCTATTCCTGATCCAAACAACATTCGTGACTTTGTTAGCTACCCCACAGCTGGAAATGAGAGATTGCATTGTACAATGAAGCGTGCTGAAGAGAATCCAGAAGCTGGAGGGCCATGCTATACCCTCTATTTAGAGCACTTGGGAGGTCTGGTGCCTATCCTTAAAGGCCGTCGTATCAGCAAACTGCGTCCAGAGTTTGTTATAATGGACCCCAAAATGGACAGTAAGACAG ATGAGGTCTGCGTAAATGGTATGTTATCCTACATGACTGACAGCTGCAACTGCTCTGACTCTAGTGACATCGAACTGAGTGATGAATGGGTCGAAAGGAAGTCACCTAAACTTTCTAGAGGAAACAGGTCCCCCAAACTTCCAAG AATCAATATGGAATCAAGAAAGTCTCCCAAACTTGCCCAAACATCCCAAGAATTGTCCAGGTCTCCACGATTACCAAAGAAAGCTACTATACGGTCTCCAAGTCTCACTCGAAGGGAGTTTCCAGTGGATGGAATAAGTGAG CATAATTATCTGGCTCAAGTCACCTCTAACATTTGGGGTACAAAGTTTAAGATTGTCGGACTTGCTTCTTTTTTGCCAGCAAATTTAGGTGCAG TAATCTACAAAACCAGTTTGTTACACTTACAACCACGTCAGATGACAATCTATCTACCAGAGGTCCGTAAGATTTCCCTAGACTTCATGAGCCTACCGGTCTTCAATCCCAATGTGTTTAGCGAAGATGAAGATGATTTACCag tcatGGGCCCTTCAGGGGTGTCGGGTGATAATCCTCCCTGCACAGTAAATATTCCCATTGCTCCAATACATAGTCCTGCTCAAGCCATGTCACCCACACAGAGCATAGGTCTAGTACAGTCTCTCTTGGCAAATCAGAATATTCAGCTTGATGTCCTGACCAATCCCACTGCCACagcagctgctgctgctgcagccGCAGCAAAGGCAGCGGTTCCTGATCATAGTGCAGACAATGTGACAGCACAGTACACTGTGCCAGCAAGATACTCTAGTCCTGGACAGGTTATCTTTAGTGGCCTTGAAATGGGTAACCTGGGTTTGAATGGAACACTCCCACCACCGCCACATCATTTGCCACCACAACCTCATCAGCCACAACGtcagcagcaacagcaacaagaaGATCATCATCAAGCATCAAAACATCAGCAGcagtcacaaacacaacagcagcaTCTGAAGTTACAACAACACCAGCAAACACAGCAACAGCACCAACAACCAATGCAACATCATCAACAGCATCTGCAGCACCAACAACAAATGCAAACTCAGCATCATCAACAAATTCAACAGCACatacaacagcagcaccaacaGCAACTGCAACAGCATCATCaaatacagcaacaacaacTACAGCAACATCATCAGCAACTGCAACAGCAGCAActgcaacagcagcagcaacatcaTCAGCAACtgcaacagcagcagctgcaACAGCAGCAACtgcaacagcagcagctgcaACAGCAGCAACTGCAACAGCAGCAATTACAACAGCAAATACATCAGCAACAAGTccaacaccaccatcagcaaatgcaacagcagcagcatcagATGCATATCCAACACGAGcaaatgcagcagcagcagcaacaaattCGTCAACAGATTCAAGAAATGagacagcagcaacaacagcttCAGCAACAGCATCAACAAatgcagcagcaacaacaacagatgCAAAGACAGCATCAACAAATGCAGCAACAGCTCAAGCTGCAAATATCTTTACCACCTCCACCTTCAGGGTACGCCACTATTTCCATGCATCAGCTCCAGATGATGCCTGCAATTTCTCACCCAGACCAACCATCAGAAAGagcagagcaaacacacactctgaaaGTCCCTTCTAGACCACAGTCATTTATTGAAAATGACAACTCTCTTGAAATTCAAATGCGTAAAATGAATCCTCCACCGCCATACCCTGGCACAGTGGTATCTGCAGCTGTAGCAGGGCCCCCTGTCCAGCCAGGTCTAATTGGTAACAGTGagaacaataacacactgtcAGCAGACCCATGCCTATCTAAGGATGAGTTCTCTCTTCACCCAGTGAGCATCCAGTACCCAACACCTCTTGGATATGAAAGGATAACAACTTTTGACAGCAGTGGAAATGTAGAGGAGGTGTGTCGCCCACGGAGACGTCTTATACGAAACCAGAATGCATATGGCTTGCAAGGAATGGGCAGTTCGGCTACATTGAAAATTACCTCCTCTGAAAATAAGAAGGTCCAGCTTCCTTATAGCTCAGCCACTCTCAGTCGCCTTTCAGTGCCTCGATATTCCATACCAAGTGGAGATCCTCCACCATACCCAGACCCTGCTAATCAGATTAATGTAAATAGGAGTCCTACACAAAGGATCGACAGTAGTCTGATCCACGCTACTCTGCGCCGGGATCGCAGAGAAAATTCTCTGAAGGTTCCTCAAATGGTGGATACATCGAGAACTCTACCAACCAAATCTAAAGTTAATAGTGCCCTTGCACTTTCTTACCAGCCCAGGATCCCCACAGCTTTGTACACTTGCACTCAGTGCAGCAGTAACAGCAGCAGCACAAGTGTAAGTGTCAGTGGTGGTGGAAGTAACAGCAGTGGCATTGCAGGGGGGACTGTAGTGCGGCAGGATTTTCCCCCTGGCAAAGGGGCACAACACAGTACCATAATTGTGCACTCTAAAAGTGCTTCGACTCTGGCTTCACAGTCTTCTTACAACCTACTGAGCCCAGTTGACAATAGTCGGGACAGGACAGTGTACATCAACTCTGCCTTTACTGAAGACGAGACTCTAAACCAGCAGTGCCACTTGGAAAAATCAATGCGCCATTTAGCTCTCGGAGATGTTGGTTTAACAGTGAAGCGGCCACCACCTTACCAGTGGGAATCTCCTCCTTCAGATCAAATATGGATGTCCCAGGATCAAAATATGCTGACTAGCCCACCAGGACCTCACAAACCACCCCATCTTTTACTCAGCCAAGCACAGCACTTAGACATAACTCGACTGCCGTTTGTCCTCTCAACAAAACCTCCCTCTAGTCACAATTCTATGACCCTGCCGTCAACTTATCAACTTTCCCTTTCACCTTTTCCCCCTGGTGTGGGCCACAGTGGTCCTCAGTTTCAGTCATTGCAAAGTACTCCACAGCCATGCATCCCCAGTGACATGGTAACATCAATTCCATTTAGCCAACAAGATCCAGCTCTTGTTTTGCCCCCTGGTTATGCAAATAATATGGCCAGTCTGCCCTGTTGCCCACTCCCCCCCATGTATCCTGGAGCCAGTTCATGCACCAACCTTCAGCTTCATCCAATGACCTTACATCCATGGAGCACATACAGTGCTTGCCCTCCTATGCAGGACCACTCAGCAACTCTACCAAGTAAAATGCATCAGAGTCTGGAGAAGCCCATTCTCTCACCcccaccacctccacctcctccaccaccaccaccaccccctcctcctcctctcccccctcctcctcctccagctgaACTTATGGCTCACCAAAGCACCTCAGAGGTTTTAGCTGACTCCGGTGACAGTTTTCAGGAACAGTCCTCACTTAATGAGAGTCCGGTACAACAGGGGTCAGACAGGTTCAGCAAAAAAAGTCGTAAAAGACTCGACAGCAGGGCAGAGGAGGCTGGCATGTCTACTGTTTCTGAGAGTAAATCAAAAAAGGAAGGCCGCACTCTGGCTGACTTCAATTCTCTCATTGCTAGCCCAAGGCTTGGtggcagagagaaaaagaagcctAAAGGACAAAAGGAGCAACTGAACAAGGCCAAAAAGCTGAGCAGGACCACAAATGAGTTCCAAGACAGCTCTGAAAGTGAACCTGAACTGTTCATTAGTGGTGATGAACTAATGAATCAAAGCCAGAGCAGCAAGAAAGGTTGGAAGAGCAAACGTAGCCTGCGCACAGCAAATGAACTGGAGGAGATTAAGTGCCGCAAGGCAAATGAGAGAGAAGATCGGAGCCTTGGCAGTCAGGGCTTTGTTTATGTCATGGCGAACAAACAGCCATTGTGGAATGAAGCCACCCAAGTCTACCAGCTTGACTTTGGTGGAAGAGTTACACAGGAATCAGCCAAAAATTTTCAGATTGAGCTGGATGGGCGACAA GTAATGCAGTTTGGCAGAATCGATGGAAATGCATACATCCTGGATTTTCAGTATCCATTCTCAGCTGTGCAAGCATTTGCTGTCGCATTGGCCAATGTCACTCAGAGGCttaaataa
- the myct1b gene encoding myc target protein 1 homolog, with translation MVANENNTILEILKTFDFEELILAFCLSMLIGLLIGILIFILLTWISRQRASVRISTRRNPSPEDAGLCNPHGQLGSYRSNGFNLNSDSTRAVINLKRQTSVDPNEILGRSPSFQASTFRPPRKKCSDEKEDENERALLHDTIGIDSVKDPYNMGQSESFWLGKGSLRGFLPTQTPPPAYDSVIHIFQETYT, from the exons ATGGTTGCAAATGAAAACAATACCATTTTGGAGATACTAAAAACTTTCGATTTTG aGGAGCTGATCCTGGCTTTCTGCTTATCGATGCTCATTGGTCTGCTGATTGGAATTCTAATTTTTATCCTCCTAACATGGATCTCCAGACAGAGAGCTTCAGTAAGGATTAGCACACGTCGTAATCCATCACCAGAAGATGCTGGATTATGCAATCCCCACGGCCAGCTGGGCAGCTACAGGAGTAATGGTTTCAATCTAAACAGTGACAGCACAAGAGCCGTGATAAACCTAAAGAGACAGACGTCTGTTGATCCTAATGAAATCCTGGGACGCAGCCCCAGCTTTCAAGCATCCACCTTTCGGCCACCGAGGAAAAAGTGTAGTGATGAAAAAGAAGACGAGAATGAAAGAGCTTTGCTTCATGACACCATTGGTATTGATTCTGTGAAAGATCCTTATAATATGGGCCAATCAGAATCATTTTGGTTAGGAAAAGGCAGTCTGAGAGGCTTCCTTCCAACACAGACTCCTCCACCTGCATATGACAGCGTTATTCATATCTTTCAAGAAACTTACACCTGA
- the slc18b1 gene encoding MFS-type transporter SLC18B1 isoform X3 — translation MSLSKMSRQQLFTLIAMASINFSSMICYSILGPFFPPEAERKGVSQAIIGLIFGCYAFFTLVGSLILGKYIVQIGAKCMIIAGLLISGLTTIVFGFLDRAPDGTIFIVLCFVIRSVNAVGFAGAVTSSFAVSAKVFPDNIATILGFIEIFTGMGLILGPPLGGWIYHAFGYEIPFIALGSVLFLTVPLIMWILPNFDAVASHGSFFKLCSRVKMMLICFVVFTLSSGIGFLDATLSIFAMEAFIRRWMMAIGGIATAVGFCFLGPIPVFHIENDLWLTVVMLVVIGFSLCMTCIPTFTEMLICAHENGFEDSLSTLGLVSGLFSAVWSAGMFFGPTIGGFMTQKLNFEWGAGFQGGITFIAAFLLLLFLIKEEMCKSRFWKISMAECIFYSGEKSPLLCSSSETSV, via the exons ATGTCTCTCTCGAAGATGAGTCGACAACAGCTATTTACTTTAATTGCAATGGCATCCATAAACTTCAGCTCAATGATATGCTATTCAATATTAGGACCATTTTTCCCACCTGAA GCAGAGAGAAAAGGAGTAAGCCAAGCAATAATTGGGTTAATATTTGGATGCTATGCCTTCTTCACTTTGGTTGGATCACTGATTTTGGGGAAATAT ATTGTGCAAATTGGGGCTAAATGTATGATAATTGCAGGCCTGTTAATTTCAGGCTTAACTACTATAGTCTTTGG ATTTCTAGACCGAGCTCCTGATGGAACCATCTTCATAGTGCTCTGTTTTGTAATAAGGTCTGTTAATGCAGTGGGCTTCGCTGGTGCTGTAACATCCTCTTTTGCTGTATCGGCAAAAGTGTTTCCTGACAATATAGCAACAATACTG ggctTTATTGAGATTTTTACAGGAATGGGGCTCATACTGGGACCACCTTTGGGTGGATGGATATATCATGCATTTGGATATGAAATTCCATTCATTGCTTTGGGAAGTGTCCTGTTTTTGACTGTTCCCTTAATCATGTGGATTTTACCAAACTTTG ATGCGGTTGCCTCACATGGCTCCTTCTTCAAACTGTGCTCACGAGTGAAGATGATGCTCATTTGCTTTGTGGTGTTCACACTGAGCTCAGGAATCGGCTTTTTGGACGCAACACTGTCAATATTTGCCATGGAAGCG ttcatCAGAAGGTGGATGATGGCAATAGGAGGAATAGCAACAGCAGTTGGCTTTTGCTTTCTTGGTCCCATTCCTGTCTTTCACATTGAGAA tgatCTTTGGCTTACTGTTGTCATGCTGGTGGTCATCGGATTTTCTCTGTGTATGACCTGCATCCCTACCTTCACCGAGATGCTCATCTGTGCACA TGAAAACGGATTTGAAGATAGCTTAAGCACGCTGGGTTTAGTGTCAGGACTGTTTTCAGCTGTGTGGTCAGCAGG GATGTTCTTCGGCCCTACTATTGGTGGATTTATGACCCAGAAACTGAATTTTGAATGGGGTGCAGGTTTTCAAGGAGGAATCACCTTTATTGCT GCATTTTTACtactattatttttaatcaaagaAGAAATGTGCAAGTCAAG ATTTTGGAAAATCAGTATGGCTGAATGCATTTTCTACTCTGGAGAAAAATCCCCACTTCTCTGCTCGTCTTCAGAAACATCTGTTTGA
- the slc18b1 gene encoding MFS-type transporter SLC18B1 isoform X2, with product MSLSKMSRQQLFTLIAMASINFSSMICYSILGPFFPPEIVQIGAKCMIIAGLLISGLTTIVFGFLDRAPDGTIFIVLCFVIRSVNAVGFAGAVTSSFAVSAKVFPDNIATILGFIEIFTGMGLILGPPLGGWIYHAFGYEIPFIALGSVLFLTVPLIMWILPNFDAVASHGSFFKLCSRVKMMLICFVVFTLSSGIGFLDATLSIFAMEAFGLSAESVGLLMVGVSLPYGAASPILGIMSDKYPFIRRWMMAIGGIATAVGFCFLGPIPVFHIENDLWLTVVMLVVIGFSLCMTCIPTFTEMLICAHENGFEDSLSTLGLVSGLFSAVWSAGMFFGPTIGGFMTQKLNFEWGAGFQGGITFIAAFLLLLFLIKEEMCKSRFWKISMAECIFYSGEKSPLLCSSSETSV from the exons ATGTCTCTCTCGAAGATGAGTCGACAACAGCTATTTACTTTAATTGCAATGGCATCCATAAACTTCAGCTCAATGATATGCTATTCAATATTAGGACCATTTTTCCCACCTGAA ATTGTGCAAATTGGGGCTAAATGTATGATAATTGCAGGCCTGTTAATTTCAGGCTTAACTACTATAGTCTTTGG ATTTCTAGACCGAGCTCCTGATGGAACCATCTTCATAGTGCTCTGTTTTGTAATAAGGTCTGTTAATGCAGTGGGCTTCGCTGGTGCTGTAACATCCTCTTTTGCTGTATCGGCAAAAGTGTTTCCTGACAATATAGCAACAATACTG ggctTTATTGAGATTTTTACAGGAATGGGGCTCATACTGGGACCACCTTTGGGTGGATGGATATATCATGCATTTGGATATGAAATTCCATTCATTGCTTTGGGAAGTGTCCTGTTTTTGACTGTTCCCTTAATCATGTGGATTTTACCAAACTTTG ATGCGGTTGCCTCACATGGCTCCTTCTTCAAACTGTGCTCACGAGTGAAGATGATGCTCATTTGCTTTGTGGTGTTCACACTGAGCTCAGGAATCGGCTTTTTGGACGCAACACTGTCAATATTTGCCATGGAAGCG TTTGGTCTAAGTGCTGAATCTGTGGGGCTGCTCATGGTTGGTGTCTCGTTACCCTACGGTGCTGCATCCCCTATCCTTGGTATAATGAGTGATAAGTACCCA ttcatCAGAAGGTGGATGATGGCAATAGGAGGAATAGCAACAGCAGTTGGCTTTTGCTTTCTTGGTCCCATTCCTGTCTTTCACATTGAGAA tgatCTTTGGCTTACTGTTGTCATGCTGGTGGTCATCGGATTTTCTCTGTGTATGACCTGCATCCCTACCTTCACCGAGATGCTCATCTGTGCACA TGAAAACGGATTTGAAGATAGCTTAAGCACGCTGGGTTTAGTGTCAGGACTGTTTTCAGCTGTGTGGTCAGCAGG GATGTTCTTCGGCCCTACTATTGGTGGATTTATGACCCAGAAACTGAATTTTGAATGGGGTGCAGGTTTTCAAGGAGGAATCACCTTTATTGCT GCATTTTTACtactattatttttaatcaaagaAGAAATGTGCAAGTCAAG ATTTTGGAAAATCAGTATGGCTGAATGCATTTTCTACTCTGGAGAAAAATCCCCACTTCTCTGCTCGTCTTCAGAAACATCTGTTTGA